The following are encoded in a window of Microvirga ossetica genomic DNA:
- a CDS encoding DUF3563 family protein has translation MILFSLCKVASFNLTHLPSSLRRHLSSIRQEFLPTDEERDAAHLASAADLHELEFRIREMGRLNRQRR, from the coding sequence ATGATCTTGTTCTCACTTTGCAAAGTCGCCTCCTTCAACCTCACGCATCTGCCATCGAGCTTGAGACGTCATCTGAGCTCGATCCGGCAGGAGTTCCTGCCCACCGATGAAGAGCGCGATGCGGCGCATCTCGCATCAGCCGCAGACCTCCACGAGCTGGAGTTTCGCATCCGAGAAATGGGCCGATTAAACCGGCAGAGACGCTGA
- a CDS encoding adenylate/guanylate cyclase domain-containing protein has product MSHPAKSGASVFNLASWLAGPARVSLTPVEIVAQTCERLVHAGVPLWRVRVGQRLANPLIGAWGIIWVRGAGAEEYTVPRSVLATSSYTGSPFEHVVKTRTRFRHSLQHLDPAHDHPVLFELAAAGSTDYLALPITYGDGSVQGAAFTTDHSSGFSPEDVALIGELSPFLAAALELAAMRRSTESLLQTYLGDGPAKRITAGAIRRGDQVEIEAAVLLTDLRGYTALAEQLAPDQLLERLDQYLEVIVEAVRAEHGDVLKFIGDGVLSIFSVNAGGRKEACARARRALEAAQLMAAEVGNLHFVGCLHAGPVTYGNIGSADRLDFTVVGPTVNLISRLEAVAKRMNQVAVCSGEVAAFFPADTLNPLGSFVLPVIPNEQTIFGVIVPNAGAGE; this is encoded by the coding sequence ATGTCCCATCCGGCGAAGTCAGGTGCCAGTGTCTTCAACCTTGCGAGCTGGTTGGCCGGTCCCGCTCGCGTGAGCCTCACGCCAGTCGAGATCGTGGCACAGACCTGCGAGCGGCTGGTGCATGCCGGCGTTCCGCTCTGGCGGGTGCGGGTCGGACAGCGGCTGGCAAACCCTCTTATCGGAGCGTGGGGCATCATCTGGGTACGTGGAGCGGGAGCCGAGGAGTACACGGTTCCCCGCAGTGTCCTGGCCACGAGTTCCTACACCGGCAGCCCCTTCGAACATGTGGTCAAGACCCGCACCCGCTTTCGGCACTCCCTGCAGCACCTCGATCCAGCTCACGATCACCCGGTGTTGTTCGAGCTAGCTGCAGCCGGCAGCACCGACTATCTTGCCCTTCCAATCACCTACGGCGACGGCTCGGTCCAAGGAGCGGCATTCACAACTGATCACAGCAGCGGCTTCAGCCCAGAGGATGTGGCGCTGATCGGGGAACTCAGTCCCTTTCTCGCCGCGGCGCTGGAGCTTGCCGCCATGCGGCGCTCGACCGAGAGCCTGCTCCAAACCTATCTTGGCGATGGCCCGGCCAAACGCATTACGGCCGGTGCCATCCGCCGAGGCGATCAGGTGGAAATCGAGGCCGCCGTGCTGCTCACGGACCTGCGGGGTTACACGGCGCTCGCAGAGCAACTGGCGCCCGATCAACTGCTGGAGCGCCTCGACCAGTATCTGGAAGTCATCGTCGAGGCTGTGCGCGCAGAGCACGGTGACGTGCTGAAGTTCATCGGCGATGGCGTGCTGTCGATCTTCTCTGTCAACGCAGGTGGACGAAAGGAGGCCTGCGCTCGTGCACGTCGTGCCCTGGAGGCCGCCCAGCTGATGGCTGCCGAGGTCGGCAATCTGCACTTCGTCGGTTGCCTGCACGCCGGTCCCGTGACGTACGGCAACATCGGCAGCGCCGATCGCCTGGACTTCACGGTCGTTGGCCCCACGGTCAATCTCATCAGCCGCTTGGAGGCCGTTGCCAAAAGGATGAACCAGGTCGCGGTCTGCTCGGGTGAGGTGGCGGCGTTTTTTCCCGCTGACACATTGAACCCGCTCGGCAGCTTCGTTCTGCCCGTTATTCCGAATGAGCAGACGATCTTCGGGGTGATCGTACCCAATGCAGGAGCCGGAGAATAA
- the repC gene encoding replication initiation protein RepC yields the protein MSDIVAAGRYLRGSLGANESAWNEAVAEIGLVRAAVTVIYVLQLYDDDVSSGEGRIKNPGGYFRAMARLVKAGKIDLSVELLAMRRRRMS from the coding sequence GTGTCCGATATTGTGGCGGCTGGGCGCTATCTGCGAGGCTCGCTGGGGGCGAACGAGAGTGCCTGGAACGAGGCGGTGGCCGAGATCGGCCTGGTGCGGGCCGCGGTGACGGTGATCTACGTGCTGCAGCTCTACGACGATGATGTCTCGAGCGGCGAGGGCCGGATCAAGAACCCGGGCGGCTATTTCCGCGCCATGGCGCGCCTCGTCAAAGCCGGCAAGATCGACCTGAGCGTCGAGCTGCTCGCCATGAGGAGACGTCGGATGTCGTAG
- a CDS encoding WGR domain-containing protein, whose amino-acid sequence MSEKLNVLVLDRCDPSQNVSRFYILRIERSLFGDPTLVREWGRIGQRGRQMIELHLSEHEAVEALEAWLRRKQRRGYQIRKA is encoded by the coding sequence ATGTCGGAAAAGCTCAATGTCCTCGTCCTGGACCGCTGTGACCCGTCACAGAATGTGTCGCGCTTTTACATCCTGCGCATCGAACGATCGCTGTTCGGCGATCCGACTTTGGTCCGGGAATGGGGCCGGATCGGTCAGCGCGGCCGGCAGATGATTGAACTCCACCTATCAGAGCACGAGGCTGTTGAGGCCCTGGAAGCCTGGCTTCGCCGCAAACAACGGCGTGGCTACCAAATTCGGAAAGCGTAG
- the htpG gene encoding molecular chaperone HtpG, giving the protein MTTADTTPAPESHSFEADVAKLLHLMVHSVYSDKDVFLRELISNAADACEKLRYEAISTPALLGDDPKTRITLLIDAENRRLTVEDNGIGMSRDEIIEALGTIARSGTKAFMDRIQAAQGGEGAQLIGQFGVGFYSAFMVADRVDVISRRAGHDEATLWSSDGKGSYTVAPAVIEEAPARGTRVVLHLMEDAASYTERNRLERIVKEQSGHVPVPISLVEKPGAEPQEVADGAALWVKSRSEITSEDYTDFYRSVAGQFDEPALTVHFRAEGRHEYTALAFVPGSKPFDLFDPDRHGRMKLYVKRVFITDEAELLPRYLRFVRGLVDSADLPLNVSREMIQESPLLAAIKKGVTSRILSELDKLAQNDAEAYAKVWEAFGPVLKEGLYEDFERRSTLLGLARFKTTASGGVWRSLKDYVGSLKENQTAIYYVTGTDLVRLEASPQLEGFRARGIEVLLLPDQVDSFWVTTGTDYEGKPFKSVTQGAADLVQIPLIEAKDNWDPLAAEAVTDFINSLKATLGETVSDVRASERLTESAVCLVAPESGMDRQLERILARAGQLGSAAKPVLEINPHHELIIALAGLGDEEENLREDAACLLLDEARILDGELPVDARAFSQRLARVMQRCVPKE; this is encoded by the coding sequence ATGACGACTGCTGACACCACGCCCGCCCCTGAGAGCCACTCCTTCGAGGCTGATGTTGCCAAGCTGCTGCACCTGATGGTGCACTCGGTCTATTCCGACAAGGATGTCTTCCTGCGCGAGTTGATCTCCAACGCGGCCGACGCCTGCGAGAAGCTGCGCTACGAGGCGATTTCCACCCCAGCTTTGCTCGGCGATGATCCCAAGACCCGGATCACATTGCTGATCGATGCCGAGAACCGCCGTCTGACGGTCGAGGACAACGGGATCGGGATGAGCCGCGACGAGATAATCGAGGCACTCGGCACCATCGCCCGCTCGGGCACTAAAGCTTTCATGGACCGGATCCAGGCAGCTCAAGGCGGCGAAGGGGCCCAGCTCATCGGGCAGTTCGGCGTCGGCTTCTACTCAGCCTTCATGGTGGCCGACCGAGTTGACGTCATCTCACGCCGTGCAGGTCATGATGAGGCGACCCTCTGGTCGTCCGACGGCAAGGGCTCCTATACGGTCGCGCCGGCAGTCATCGAGGAGGCGCCCGCCCGCGGCACGCGGGTGGTCCTCCACCTGATGGAGGACGCCGCCTCCTACACCGAGCGCAACCGGCTCGAGCGCATCGTGAAGGAGCAGTCGGGCCATGTGCCGGTGCCGATCTCCCTCGTCGAGAAGCCCGGGGCGGAGCCGCAGGAGGTTGCCGACGGCGCCGCCCTCTGGGTGAAGTCGCGCTCTGAGATCACATCTGAAGACTACACCGACTTCTATCGCAGCGTGGCCGGGCAGTTCGATGAGCCCGCCCTGACAGTGCATTTCCGGGCTGAGGGCCGTCACGAGTACACGGCGCTGGCCTTTGTGCCAGGATCCAAGCCGTTCGACCTGTTCGATCCCGATCGTCACGGCCGGATGAAACTCTATGTGAAGCGCGTCTTCATCACCGATGAGGCCGAGCTCCTGCCACGCTACCTGCGCTTCGTCCGTGGACTTGTCGACTCGGCCGATCTGCCACTCAACGTCTCGCGCGAGATGATCCAGGAAAGCCCGCTCCTGGCCGCGATCAAGAAGGGCGTCACCAGCCGGATTCTCAGTGAACTCGATAAGCTCGCCCAGAACGATGCCGAGGCCTACGCCAAGGTCTGGGAGGCCTTTGGTCCGGTGTTGAAGGAAGGGCTCTACGAGGATTTCGAGCGGCGCTCGACGTTGCTGGGACTGGCCCGGTTCAAGACCACCGCCTCCGGTGGCGTGTGGCGCTCGCTCAAGGACTATGTCGGCTCGCTTAAGGAGAACCAGACGGCCATCTACTATGTGACGGGGACGGATCTCGTACGCCTTGAAGCCTCGCCTCAGCTCGAAGGCTTCCGCGCCCGTGGCATCGAGGTCCTGCTGTTGCCCGATCAAGTCGATAGCTTCTGGGTCACGACAGGAACAGATTATGAGGGCAAGCCCTTCAAGTCTGTGACCCAAGGCGCTGCTGATCTGGTGCAAATCCCGCTGATCGAAGCCAAGGACAATTGGGATCCGCTGGCAGCGGAAGCAGTGACAGACTTCATAAATTCTCTAAAGGCAACCCTCGGTGAGACTGTGTCCGATGTTCGCGCCTCGGAGCGTCTGACGGAAAGTGCCGTCTGCCTGGTGGCCCCGGAATCCGGTATGGACCGCCAGCTCGAGCGGATCCTGGCCCGAGCCGGACAACTGGGATCGGCGGCGAAGCCAGTCCTCGAGATCAACCCGCACCATGAACTTATCATTGCCCTGGCAGGCCTCGGAGATGAAGAAGAAAACCTTCGCGAAGATGCCGCCTGTCTCCTGCTGGACGAGGCGCGGATCCTCGATGGGGAACTGCCGGTCGACGCAAGGGCATTTTCGCAGCGGCTCGCAAGGGTCATGCAGCGGTGTGTTCCAAAGGAATAG
- a CDS encoding 3'-5' exonuclease: MRGQADLFLDYDAPPGPIETRPVGEIVIKAKPRSEIFKAPDYETAARMLEATGDYRVLRRLTPRPIVVSRTAREGEKIAVILDTETTGLDHTRDEVIELGMITFTYDDEGRIGDVIGTFNALREPSVPVSPEITRLTGITPEMVAGQVLDLEAVEKFIAPAELIIAHNARFDRPFCERLSKDFQVKAWACSHSEIAWSGFGFEGSKLGYLLTQCGWFHEGHRAVEDCHALLEVLASPLPSEAGLPFKHLLASARKSLLRIWAESSPFDMKDVLKARGYRWNDGTNGRPKSWWVEVDEEAGEAELAFLRREVYRREVEPYTHKITAFERFRSAR, encoded by the coding sequence ATGCGAGGCCAGGCTGACCTTTTCTTGGACTACGACGCACCGCCGGGTCCGATCGAGACGCGTCCCGTCGGTGAGATTGTGATCAAAGCCAAGCCTCGCAGTGAGATCTTTAAGGCCCCTGACTACGAGACCGCCGCCCGGATGCTGGAGGCCACAGGCGACTACCGCGTTTTGCGTCGATTGACGCCACGCCCCATCGTCGTGTCCCGCACCGCTCGCGAAGGCGAGAAGATCGCCGTCATCCTCGACACCGAAACCACCGGTCTCGATCATACGAGGGACGAGGTCATCGAACTCGGCATGATCACCTTTACCTATGATGACGAAGGCCGGATCGGTGATGTGATCGGAACGTTCAATGCCCTGCGTGAGCCGAGCGTACCTGTCAGTCCTGAGATCACTCGCCTGACCGGGATCACGCCTGAGATGGTCGCCGGCCAAGTGCTCGATCTTGAGGCAGTGGAGAAGTTCATCGCGCCGGCGGAGTTGATCATCGCGCACAACGCTCGCTTTGATCGGCCCTTCTGTGAGCGCCTGTCCAAGGATTTCCAGGTCAAGGCGTGGGCCTGCTCCCATTCCGAGATCGCCTGGAGCGGGTTTGGGTTTGAGGGATCGAAGCTGGGCTATCTCCTGACGCAGTGTGGCTGGTTCCACGAGGGGCACCGCGCAGTCGAGGACTGCCATGCCTTGCTTGAGGTGTTGGCCTCTCCCCTGCCGTCGGAGGCTGGTCTCCCTTTCAAGCACCTGCTTGCCTCGGCTCGGAAGTCGCTCCTGCGCATCTGGGCGGAGAGCAGCCCGTTCGACATGAAGGACGTGCTGAAGGCGCGAGGGTACCGCTGGAATGACGGGACCAACGGGCGCCCGAAGTCGTGGTGGGTGGAGGTTGACGAGGAGGCCGGTGAGGCTGAGCTCGCGTTTCTTCGGCGCGAGGTTTACCGGCGCGAGGTCGAGCCTTACACCCACAAGATTACTGCCTTCGAGAGGTTCCGATCGGCCCGCTAA
- a CDS encoding protein adenylyltransferase SelO: protein MTVHFPFDNTYARLPDRFYARVEPEAVTAPRLIRLNWDLALHLRLDPDLLSSPDGVELLSGNRVPDAAEPIAMAYAGHQFGNFVPQLGDGRAVLLGEVVDRDGIRRDIQLKGSGPTPFSRRGDGRAALGPVLREYLLSEAMAALGLPTTRALAAVLTGEMVVRETLLPGAVLTRVASSHVRIGTFQFFAARQDVEGLRLLADYVIARHYPQAAESDQPHRAFLDQVIAAQANLIARWLHIGFIHGVMNTDNMSIAGETIDYGPCAFMDAYDPATVFSSIDRQGRYAYGNQPHIGLWNLTRLAETLLPLLSEDQEKAIAEAGEALEAFSGKFEAAYHAALRCKLGLLTEREEDLTLAGDLMKAMAENQADFTLTFRHLSDAAAGAEGDEAVRNLFINPLAYDAWATRWRERLSLEPQDGASRQAAMRAVNPAFIPRNHRVEAVIQAAVERGDFAPFKELLTVLSNPYEDQPAFAHYSEPPEPHQRVYRTFCGT, encoded by the coding sequence ATGACAGTTCATTTTCCCTTCGACAACACCTACGCGCGCCTGCCTGATCGGTTCTATGCGCGTGTAGAACCCGAAGCCGTTACGGCTCCGAGGCTCATCCGGCTGAATTGGGATCTCGCCTTACATCTCCGCCTCGACCCTGATCTTCTCTCCAGTCCTGACGGAGTTGAACTTCTGTCCGGCAACCGCGTTCCGGATGCGGCAGAGCCCATTGCCATGGCTTACGCCGGCCACCAGTTCGGGAACTTTGTGCCGCAGCTCGGTGACGGCCGCGCTGTCCTCCTCGGTGAAGTGGTTGATCGAGACGGCATCCGCCGGGACATTCAACTCAAGGGTTCAGGTCCGACGCCGTTCTCGCGCCGCGGCGATGGGCGGGCGGCGTTGGGACCTGTCTTGCGTGAGTATCTTCTCAGCGAGGCAATGGCGGCGCTTGGGCTGCCGACAACGCGGGCGCTCGCCGCAGTCTTGACCGGCGAGATGGTTGTCCGCGAGACGCTACTTCCCGGGGCAGTTCTCACCCGCGTTGCCTCGAGTCATGTCCGGATCGGCACGTTCCAGTTCTTTGCAGCCCGGCAGGATGTGGAGGGGCTACGCCTCCTGGCGGACTACGTCATTGCCCGGCACTACCCACAGGCTGCCGAAAGCGACCAACCCCACCGCGCGTTCCTAGACCAAGTCATTGCAGCCCAGGCAAACCTTATCGCCCGTTGGCTCCACATCGGCTTCATCCACGGAGTGATGAACACCGACAACATGTCCATCGCCGGCGAGACGATTGACTACGGCCCATGCGCCTTCATGGATGCCTACGATCCGGCGACAGTCTTCAGCTCGATCGACCGGCAGGGCCGCTATGCCTATGGCAACCAACCCCACATCGGCCTTTGGAATTTGACACGGCTGGCTGAGACGCTTCTGCCGCTCCTATCCGAAGACCAGGAGAAAGCTATTGCGGAAGCGGGCGAGGCGCTCGAAGCCTTCTCGGGTAAATTCGAGGCGGCCTATCACGCGGCGCTCAGGTGCAAGCTCGGGCTGCTGACGGAACGCGAGGAAGACCTGACACTCGCCGGGGATCTCATGAAGGCAATGGCTGAGAATCAGGCTGACTTCACTCTGACATTCCGGCACTTGAGCGATGCTGCCGCTGGAGCCGAAGGGGATGAGGCGGTACGAAACCTCTTCATCAATCCGCTTGCTTATGATGCCTGGGCCACCCGCTGGCGCGAGCGGTTGAGCCTTGAGCCGCAAGATGGTGCAAGCCGCCAAGCTGCAATGCGAGCCGTCAATCCAGCCTTTATCCCGCGCAATCACCGCGTGGAGGCGGTGATACAAGCTGCGGTTGAGCGGGGCGACTTTGCTCCTTTCAAGGAGCTCCTGACTGTTCTCTCGAATCCCTATGAGGATCAGCCAGCTTTCGCCCACTATTCCGAGCCACCGGAACCGCACCAGCGCGTCTATCGGACATTCTGCGGGACATAA
- a CDS encoding glutathione S-transferase family protein: MKVALCLEEMGLPYELKPVDTRKGEQHQSDFLAINPNGKVPVIIDQDTGVRVFDSNAILLYLAERTGQFLPDSTPVTRGELLSWLMFIATGVGPFSGQAGHFKHFAPEPKDYAVNRYLYEAKRHYSIIDAHLSGQRYMVGETYTIVDMALWGWARMVPFILGENAWEDFPNLKRLFDEISARPAAQATAALKERHSFKAEMDDEARQHMFRHLAVPAS, from the coding sequence ATGAAGGTTGCTCTGTGCCTGGAGGAGATGGGCCTCCCGTATGAGCTCAAGCCCGTGGATACACGCAAAGGCGAGCAGCATCAGTCGGACTTTCTGGCCATCAATCCGAATGGCAAGGTGCCTGTGATCATCGACCAAGATACCGGCGTAAGGGTCTTCGACTCGAACGCGATCCTGCTCTATCTTGCGGAGAGGACCGGACAGTTCCTCCCTGACAGCACACCGGTTACGCGTGGTGAGCTTCTCTCTTGGCTGATGTTCATTGCAACGGGTGTCGGCCCGTTCTCAGGCCAAGCCGGGCATTTCAAGCACTTTGCGCCTGAGCCCAAGGACTATGCCGTCAATCGTTATCTTTACGAAGCGAAGAGACATTACAGCATCATTGATGCGCATCTGTCCGGGCAGCGCTACATGGTGGGTGAAACTTACACCATCGTGGACATGGCCCTGTGGGGCTGGGCACGCATGGTGCCCTTCATTCTAGGTGAGAACGCCTGGGAGGACTTCCCGAACCTCAAGCGTCTTTTTGATGAGATCAGCGCTCGCCCGGCCGCTCAGGCCACTGCCGCGCTGAAGGAGAGGCACAGCTTCAAAGCTGAGATGGACGACGAAGCACGCCAACATATGTTCCGACATTTGGCTGTCCCGGCTAGCTGA
- a CDS encoding ATP-dependent RecD-like DNA helicase has translation MNQMTRPLQVDQRPVPETLAGSVERVTFHNAENGFAVLKVHARGKRDLVTVVGHTPAVSAGEWITASGLWITDRTHGLQFKAEVLKTTPPTGAEGIEKYLASGQMRGIGPAMAKRIVAAFGVDTFEIIEAAPERLTEVPGIGQMRASRIVAGWAEQKAVREIMIFLHAHGVGTARAVRIFKTYGYEAIQVMTEDPYRLAKDVRGIGFRTADAIAAKLGMEKTAPQRIRAGISFALQTATDEGHCALPVDALTRLAEQLLEVNEALIRTAIVEELSKGEIVSDTIGDETCLFLKGLHLAEQAIASRLIERASGPAPWPEIDLDKAIPWVEGRTGKTLATSQREALKLVLGSKMAVVTGGPGVGKTTLLDTILRLLVAKGVRVALAAPTGRAAKRMTEQTGLEAKTIHRLLEIDPKHGGFSRSEENPLDCDLLVVDETSMVDVPLMNALTKAVPPQAGLLLVGDVDQLPSVGSGQVLADIIASGRISVARLTEVFRQAAESRIVVNAHRINKGQMPEVPKAGEETDFYFVEIADPEEGVPKIIQMIKERMPRRFGLDPMKDIQVLCPMNRGVLGARNLNIQLQEVLNPNPSSKVERFGWRFSPGDRVMETQNDYDREVFNGDLGMVVRIDDEEGALIASFDGREVSYPFGELDTLVPAYATTIHKSQGSEYPAVIIPVVTQHYTMLARNLLYTGVTRGKRLVVLVGQKKAVGIAVGGGQMKRRWTKLQEWLAAH, from the coding sequence ATGAACCAGATGACTCGACCCTTACAAGTTGATCAAAGGCCCGTTCCCGAGACGCTCGCGGGCTCGGTCGAGCGTGTGACCTTCCACAATGCCGAGAACGGCTTCGCTGTCCTGAAGGTACATGCACGGGGCAAGCGCGACCTCGTGACGGTGGTCGGACACACCCCAGCCGTTTCCGCAGGCGAATGGATCACCGCTAGCGGGCTTTGGATCACCGACCGTACGCACGGGCTGCAGTTCAAGGCCGAGGTGCTCAAGACCACCCCACCGACCGGTGCCGAGGGGATCGAGAAGTATCTCGCCTCCGGACAAATGCGCGGCATCGGGCCGGCCATGGCGAAGCGGATCGTCGCTGCCTTCGGGGTGGACACCTTCGAGATTATCGAGGCCGCCCCCGAGCGCCTGACCGAGGTGCCTGGAATTGGGCAGATGCGGGCGTCCCGCATCGTGGCGGGCTGGGCCGAGCAGAAGGCGGTGCGGGAGATCATGATCTTCCTTCACGCGCACGGGGTCGGCACCGCTCGAGCGGTTCGCATTTTCAAGACCTATGGGTATGAGGCCATCCAGGTCATGACGGAGGACCCGTATCGACTAGCCAAGGACGTGCGCGGCATCGGCTTCAGAACGGCAGATGCCATCGCGGCGAAGCTCGGGATGGAGAAGACTGCCCCGCAGCGCATCCGGGCTGGTATCTCGTTCGCGCTCCAGACGGCGACTGACGAGGGGCACTGCGCCTTGCCGGTCGATGCTCTCACCCGGCTGGCCGAGCAACTCCTCGAAGTCAATGAGGCCCTGATCCGCACAGCGATAGTCGAGGAGTTGTCCAAGGGCGAGATCGTCTCGGACACCATTGGGGACGAGACCTGCCTCTTCCTAAAAGGTCTCCATCTCGCCGAGCAAGCGATTGCGTCTCGGCTGATCGAGCGAGCGTCTGGTCCAGCACCCTGGCCAGAGATCGACCTCGACAAGGCCATTCCGTGGGTTGAAGGCCGCACGGGCAAGACCCTGGCAACCTCACAACGTGAGGCTCTGAAGCTGGTGCTTGGCTCCAAGATGGCCGTAGTGACCGGTGGTCCGGGCGTCGGCAAGACAACCCTGCTCGACACGATCTTGCGTCTGCTGGTTGCCAAAGGCGTTCGGGTCGCGTTAGCAGCTCCTACGGGACGAGCGGCCAAGCGCATGACAGAGCAGACGGGACTGGAAGCCAAGACCATTCACCGCTTGCTAGAAATTGATCCGAAGCATGGTGGCTTCTCACGCAGTGAAGAGAACCCACTCGACTGCGATCTGCTGGTGGTGGACGAAACCAGCATGGTCGATGTGCCGCTGATGAATGCCCTGACCAAGGCGGTGCCGCCGCAAGCAGGATTGCTGTTGGTGGGAGATGTGGACCAGTTGCCCTCCGTCGGCTCAGGGCAGGTGCTGGCCGATATCATCGCCTCAGGTCGAATTTCTGTCGCCCGCCTGACCGAGGTCTTCCGGCAGGCGGCAGAAAGCCGGATCGTGGTGAATGCTCACCGCATCAACAAGGGTCAGATGCCCGAGGTGCCAAAGGCCGGCGAGGAGACTGACTTCTACTTCGTCGAGATCGCCGATCCCGAGGAGGGTGTGCCCAAGATCATCCAGATGATCAAGGAACGCATGCCGCGTAGGTTCGGGCTCGATCCGATGAAGGATATTCAGGTGCTCTGCCCCATGAACCGGGGCGTGCTCGGAGCTCGTAATCTCAACATCCAGCTGCAAGAGGTGCTTAATCCCAATCCGTCATCCAAGGTGGAGCGGTTTGGCTGGCGCTTTTCGCCAGGAGATCGGGTGATGGAGACCCAAAACGACTATGACCGGGAGGTCTTCAACGGTGACCTTGGCATGGTGGTGCGGATCGATGACGAGGAAGGGGCACTGATTGCCTCGTTCGATGGGCGGGAGGTGTCCTATCCGTTCGGTGAACTTGACACGCTCGTCCCTGCCTATGCGACTACCATCCACAAGTCGCAAGGCTCGGAGTATCCCGCCGTCATTATCCCTGTCGTAACACAGCACTACACCATGCTGGCCCGCAACCTGCTCTACACTGGCGTAACCCGCGGCAAGCGGCTCGTGGTCTTGGTGGGCCAAAAGAAAGCTGTCGGGATTGCAGTCGGGGGTGGGCAGATGAAGAGGCGCTGGACGAAACTGCAGGAATGGTTAGCTGCCCACTGA
- a CDS encoding KGG domain-containing protein: MGADENSPKRGFASMSEERRREIASKGGKSVPAEKRYFAQNTASASEAGRKGGQNSPSRRKDRQG, encoded by the coding sequence ATGGGTGCTGATGAGAACTCGCCAAAGCGCGGCTTTGCTTCAATGAGTGAGGAAAGGCGTCGCGAGATCGCAAGCAAAGGCGGCAAGAGCGTCCCGGCTGAAAAACGGTATTTCGCCCAGAACACTGCATCGGCCTCCGAAGCTGGCCGCAAGGGAGGCCAGAACTCCCCGAGCCGCAGGAAGGATCGTCAAGGATAG
- a CDS encoding GcrA family cell cycle regulator, with protein sequence MQEPDPRQRTKLLKIGTRQCRYIVSDDPRRAVCCGAPTKEGSSWCDWHRRLVYAPSQAIKIRHDALGP encoded by the coding sequence ATGCAAGAGCCCGACCCGAGACAACGAACAAAACTGCTCAAGATCGGCACGCGGCAGTGCCGCTACATCGTCTCCGATGACCCTCGACGTGCCGTCTGTTGTGGAGCCCCGACAAAGGAGGGCTCGAGCTGGTGCGATTGGCACCGGAGGCTCGTCTACGCCCCGTCACAAGCCATCAAAATCCGGCATGACGCACTGGGGCCGTAG